The genomic stretch GGAAATAAGCTCATACTTCAGTGGAAGTGCAGGGGGACATTAGGTAAACAGATTAGCAGAGCTGGGACTTGGCCAAAATATTGGTACTTTAGAGGTATGCTGACAACGAGCTGGATTTTTGACTGTCCCTTTGGATGGTTCACAGCCAAAAATACCACTCCTCTTGCCAAAAATACCGCTCCTCTGCCGGAGCCACGTCTTCTGTGCGAGGTCTGTGCGAGAGACGTGGATCTTGCTGCCCACAGAGCCActtcctgcagcaggcagccacGCTTGCATAGCTTCTGCCGGACGAACAGATTGCAACAGGGCCGACCTGGACCATATGTGCGTGTGGTCCTGATAAGAAACATCGATCGGTGAAACCAATAATTTGCTAGACAGATGAGAGCATCTACAGTGGTGCTTCTGTGGGCAGGAGGGCCTGTCCTGCTCATTCGGCGTACGGCAGACATCGTCACAGCAGCGTGGAAGTTGTAGCCATGttgcagttctttttttctcgCCGTTTCACAGCAGAAGGGTTGCTGTATCGTGCGCTCTTAAAATAGCTCAGGGCTTTTAATCCTTTGATAAATTCACAGAAGTTCTgtgctgtctttttttgttcttgttaagGAATAGCTAAACTACCCTCATCTGTTGTAGCTGTAAAACTCAACGGTGCTGCTATCCCACTTTCTTTCCTAGCTACTGCCTTGTCACTTAAGCATCAGGTCCCACAATGATTAATATTTTACGTGGCTCTGACTGATGCAAACTCTTTGACACTACTCTCCTCCCTGGCAACCAGGTACATCTGGGGTTTTCCAGGATAAAAACAAAGGGATGGTGTCAAAAGCCAACCTAAAGCTCTCCAGAGATAATATAGTAcgtttcatagaatcacagactgatttgggttgaaagggaccttaaagaccacctagttccaaccccctgccatgggcagggacgaCCTCCCATGTAGGAGAAACTAAGCGAAGAATTTGGAGGAAAGGTTCATTTTTGGACTGAAAGGAGGTTCAGGGGTGGGAAGGAAATGGAAGGGCTTTCAGGgtggagaggaggcagcagtggCTGGGTGCTGAGACTGGTTTTATTCAACATCTTCATTCACAACCTGCAGAAGGGAGCGTGCACGAAGTCTCCAAGTCTGCGGATGCTCATGACCTCCTTAGGGCAGTAAAATGCCACGCCGATGGCAAAGAAATCCCGCAGAATCTCACAAAACTGAATGAAAGGCACAATGTTGACACAGGAGCTTCAGGGTGGATAATCGTTAATacatgtagaagaaaataatccaaagctCTTTGATGCTGATCCCGGAACTGGCTGTCACAGCCCAGGAAAGAGATCCTGAAGTCATTGTTGACAGTTGTCTGAGATCATCAGCCCGGTGTACATCTACAGCCAAAAAGAGCCAACAAAATGTTGGGCAACGTCAGGAAGAACGTTGACAGAAAGACAAAAGGCGTCATTTTGCTGCTCTGTGTAGCCTCAGCATGCCACGTATTGAGTCCGGCTTCCACGCCTGGGCTCTCACGGAGAATAGGAACATACCATTAATTAACTGGTGCAGAAGATGGAATTAAGCCATGATTTGTGGAGAGTCTAAATTTGTGGAACATGTTTTAGCTGCCTCCAGCCCTAGAAAATGGCAATGACGTGTGTGCTTTGATGTCCTTGGGCAAGAAGttgtgctgctttctgaaacAGAGGCATTAAAGTCTTTAGTACCATCTCCTGTTCTCATAGGTAGATAAAGATTACTCCCTTTGTGTTTCTAAACAAAGATTTTTTGAAGTTTGGCTTTGTATCTCCATCAGGGGGTTGCTCAGGTTTTACAAATGCATGGTGGCATTTTACCAGTCACATCCTAATGCTTTAGGATAACCCCGGTACTTGATTTAAAATGATTAACGTGCCAcgatttatttaaaatgcctCTTTGTCTTTCCCGAGAGGCTACTTGCATTGCCTCCatctgcaataaaataaaacacctaTTTATTGACTAAACCCACTGCCAACTGGCATTTTAGAAAATCTCTTCTATTAAACAGTATTCTACTCCCGGACTTTGTCTGCAAAGCAACAGGATTTCAACccttaaaaagtaatttaatgcACACAAATGTCACGGCCAAGAATGAGATTGAAAGAGCAAGATCACACTGTTTTAAAAGAGCAACAAATTTAATAATTACTGAAGTGAAAGTCTGTTCTGGCCGTTGTTTTGCAAGTCTCGAGCAAGAGTCCCAGCGGTGAACAGACAGTGCGTCTTGACCACGTCTTATCCATGTATGGTGATATTTGCCAGCTGCAGAAAAGTATTTGAGAAAAGTTACGCAGTCAGTGACCTTATCATtcattttgctgcctttctgtTGCCAGCTGACTTGACTGTACAGCACAAACATTCCAGCTACTGAGCAGATCCTTGCAGTATGCTGAATTTTGAATGCTTCACACATTAAAGCTATAATTTCTGGCACACTCGGGAAGCTCCTCTTTTTGCACAGGCTTCTCCCAGAGAgtagaaggctttttttttttttttttttaaataaatgtgccACGCATTCaaaaacaccaaaagaaaactgcagtctGCATGACAAAAAGGATGCAGAGGAGAGCGGATTAAGGGCAGTGCAATGTCAAATTAGAGAGGAGGGATGGTTCAGTcttcagctaggaaaaaaaatatcaagagaaATGATCTGTCTGGGCTTATGCGAGACATATGCAACTTCTATGTATcgaagaaaacagaagttgctTGAGAACCCCGATAAATCCTTTCTGCACATGAGAAAGGTGGACTGAATTCTGCTTTGCTACAATCACATAAACCTACGGTGATTTTACTGACTTCAGGGAGCATACCGGTAAATAGTCCTATTTATTATAATTGCACATCTAATTAAACAGTTTATAAAGGCAGGTGTGGAGGAACATTGGACTGCTAACACGGCGTGAGCGTACATTGCTTTCTGTCCAGTACGGCAGGATTTCTCAAACAGTTCgggaaggaaaaacacagaCATCTGCTCAAGGCACATAACCCCTTTGGCTCTAAGGAGTGAGGTTCTGGCTAACAGAACCGCTTAGTCCCAGAAGCTAGTGAACAGCCACTTTGTACAACTTACACTTTGCTGTATTAAAAGGTATAATGCAATGTGACAcatcattttctgtaatttgatTTATCCCTTTTTTGCTACTGCCTAGCAATGTTACATGGTATTAAATCTTCTAGCTTACGCTGTCCTCCCATCTGCcgttttatttcttcttttcccccttcttgTTTCTCTccacacatttatttatttttatgttatttagTTTTTATTCAGCTCCTCTCTGCATTAGCCTCGGCAGCCTGGAAATCATCCTGCCCGAGAAATGCACCATGCACCGCAGGCAGTGCGGCTACACCACCGCtacagcagaaaacaagcagcagagagcttcaagcagcagctcctggtacCGATCCTAAATTAACGATGGCTCTAGGAAAATGATCATTCTGCTTCCTCATCAATGCAAGAGAACAAGCCTGGGTGCAGAAAGCAACTGGGGGAAGGGGTATCCGACACTGCTGGGCTTAATGCGCACCAGTGACCATGGGACAGGCACATTTGGTCTGATCAGCAGGTCCACATGAAATGTTCTGAGCAGGCTGTGATAGAGATGCTGAGCACAGATAGGTAACTCAGCCTGCTGACAGCCGTGTCGGGGCATCCCCTCTCTGCCCACACGCCACAGGGAGATCACGCTCTTCTGCCTAATCCAGCTGGGGCTCGGGGTGGGTTTTGTCAGCTGTGAAGCTTCAGGAGTTGAAGCAAAAGCCAAATTTACACTTCCATCTTCAACATGGCTAAAGAGAAGCCAGCTGACGAGATTTGTCTGCAACACCAATGTTTAGTTTCACGCCTACGTTCTTATCCTTCCTGCTATTATTAAATGTTCTTCCGTTATTGGAGTGAGCAACTGTGATACAGCAGTGACGCACATTTCCGTGTCTTTATCTAGCTGTAgcacactgaaaaagaaatcctagTGCAACTGCTGTGCAACTGtgcaaaataaattctgcagaCCCCAACAACACCAGAGCAAGGCCTAAACTGCGACAATATGGTGAAAATATTAGTAAGGGCTGATGATACAACTGCTAGAATACAAAGTGCATGAGCCTCCATGCATGAAAAGCTGCTTAGTTCCAAACACGTTTATGCAGCACTTGTAGATGCCTGGGCTCAGACAGACAGCAATGCTGCTGAAAGAACCCCCAAACCCGTAAATATATGCGTGTATAAAAGCCCCTTAGAACCAGCCTTGCCCACATCATTGCACAGCGTTTGTTTCCTCCTAGTGGGCCAGCCTGTGATTGCAATGCTTGCCTCGCCATTCACAATCATCCATTAGATTAACGGAGCTTCAATTAAATGTGCAGAAAATACCTGGAACTTACAGCCGTCTCCTCTTCAAGAATGCTGATTCTGGAAGCACCTGAATATTTGACATTCAGACTGTTTTGATGAGTCACACTCGATTACTGCAGAATCAGTACTTTAATTTGTTCACCTTCCTAATGAACACTTACATGTTGAAAGGTAACAACGTagaacagaaatacagttttactCTGGGACAGGAATCCCTCACTGCTTTAATATGAAGGATTTGTACCACATTTTCACGTAGGAGCTTCAATGTGAGGTGAAAATTGCACATCTGCAGAAGAATTTCTTTACGGTTAAAACCTGGTAAAACCAATTCATATTCTAGAGATTATTTGAGGGAAGCACAAGATCAGTGATTTCAgaaaacactggagcaggcaaGCGCTCAGACCATCGGAACATGATAACCTATGATggtactaagaaaaaaaaaaaagaaatgttctctGTGATGCTCATTCAGACCACTGGCAAGCTTGTTTACTCAAAATTCAATTATCTCTTTTCATTATCACGTTCAAACAGCTCACACACAAGTCACAGGAACTTTTAGATACAGTACAGAAAATTGTACgtacatcaaaataaaatttaaccaCTTCTTTGTGTCAACTTTCAGAAATGTGACATTCTCCAAAACAAACTCACCAGGATGTAAGTGAACACAATCTCTGCTTCTGCATCTTTGCTTCCCAGGAACAAAAACTTCTCATGGAGCCCACTTCCCTGATGCCCAAACTCCAGGAAATAGTTTTATGACTCAGGAGACTCATTTGAAACTTCAGGACTTCATCTCTCAGAACATTAATGCAGCTTTCAGTGAACTTTTATTCCTTCAAGAGCAGGCAGGCTTTGCTGCTAACAGAGAAAGAAGTCTAATAAGGAAAACCCAACCCAGACACAGGTTTACAATTACAGCAGCATTGGTGTAAAGCGCAGTGTAACTCTCCCTTGCAAAAACCAGCACACCCATGAGATAACACAGACGTTACAACCTCGAGATTCAGATGAGCTCAAATGTGTATttgacaaaaatacagaaatatccaGTGTCATATTctaataatacagaaataactTTGTTTTGAATAAAAGCAATGTATTTGATAATTTAAGGTTAAAACAACTTTCCATATGCATCAGTACTTGGCCAAGTAAAAAATATCAAGTACCTTTACAGTcaagacaggaagaaaagataCAACTAAATATATTTGACTGCAACTTCTTACAAGCAGAGGTCTCTCACAGACAGTAGTTGCCCCCACCTGCAAACCCTCTTTCTCTACCTCTGTGCCACCTTCTCTACTTTTTGTGCCTTCTGCCAAAATTCAGACCAGTCAGCAAAGACCTCAGCCTCTGAAAGTCCCACACTGAgaatatgcaaaacattttcttcaatcTTAACCAGTTAAACCAACCACacccctaaaaaaaaattaaataaaacctcTACTGCCCAAATCATCTGGAAGAATCCTTAAGGGTCCAGGTTAAAACGTCAGCTTCTTGAAAAGGCCCTTCCTCTAGCTCTGAGGTAGTCTCTCTGTCCCAGGACATCAAGAGCTCAATCTTACACAGGCTGCGATTACGCTAATGGACCGGGTTTAATACAAAACTGCCCTCTGCCACCTCActctttgggttttgctttgaaGTCATTTGCATGTTGATAAATCAAAGCTATTTAAGGAAACCAACATGACAACCATTAATGCAACCACGTCAGACGAGGCAGACAAGTGCCACACAAAAGGAGGATAAGAGCTCTCCTTGTCTCATCCATCCCTTCCCCCTTGTTTCTAGCTGTCGCCAAAGCCTTTCCTCTTCCGTGTCAGTTCTTTTGGTAAAATTAGCTGAACCACATTAACAAGTTAGCCCAGGGAGGCAGGAGTTATTTAAGACACATAGAGCCTAAGGCCACTTTGTAAGAAAGGTGTGCCTCCTCCCTCCGCAGCGGGAAGAGTCCTCCGGAACCAGCCAGAGCAACGACGAAGCAGACAGTAATGATGGGTGGGGTTTTAGTTTGTATTTTAGATTCTGGAATAAATCAGCATAGCCTCCTCCACAGAAGTGCCCTGTGGTCTGGAGAAGTTAGCTTCACTGCTAGAGACTGCAAGTGAAACTAAGGCTTTCTAGCAGCAAAGGCAACCCTGCCACCCCCTGCCCACCACTCTGAGCACGTCACATCATTCCACTTGTCAATTAAGAAAGCTCTCGCAGAGACCATCTTCCTAATCCTACTCTAAATACAGCTCTACAGTTCCAAGAGGGTGTTCTTGATACCGTATCATAGTAGGGTCAAGTTTCCACAGTGCTGTAAAATCAAAGGTAAAGTTGCCTTTTAGCCTCATCTTGCTATAAGCCTTTTATATTGTCTGTTCGTTGttcactattttaattttttttattttatttttcagaagccGCACAGTAGTGTAACAGGCCAAACATGACAcctgcagaaaatgcagcatAGTAAGAGGTTAAGCTGCATTTTGGCACCATGATTTCTTTCCTGCCACTGCCTTTCACATAGAAATCAATCCAGACCTGTGACTTTAGAACCTCTCTGGAATTTTAAGATCTACATTTTGAACACACTTTCTACTGAATAGCCTCAGAATAGTAcacatgtatttgaaaataataccTATTTTCTGCTGAAGTACATTCTGTGCGTCATTTTAGTTTCATACTCAATGAGAAGGTACACACACTTTACAGgacaaaaaatttaaaccatGACTATTTCATAAATTATGCATTGTAGTGATTAAAACCAAGACAAGCACCAGATAAAATACACATGCTGAAGCCTGATGTATATACTACACTGGAAAGTCTTCAGTGACATGACAAAGAATTTGTGGTTTTTCCCCCAATTACAAGTGAGCAGAGGATTTGTCAGACATTCATTTTGTAGCTTCTACTGTCCACTCTATGCCTCCTTCCTCTTGATGATCAGAGGCCCAACATTGTCGCCGGTCTCCTCGTTGTGCTTTGTGTGAGAGCCATCACACAGCGggaactgaaaagagaaagaataaacacATCTAAAGTACATCCAGAGCCAGAATTAAGGTTAAAAGTTCATTAGAACATCTTCTCGTTAAACCCGCTGTGACCGCAGACCATAACTTCTGTGCTGGCATTGTGGGTCTCCCTGAATTTTGCCTGAATGCTAGTTTTGTCCACGTGAGTGCAGAGTGGATGAGAGGCTTgttaagaaaaaagcagcaactcAGCTTTACTCTGGTGTTCCTGCCTCAGGCCAACACGAGGAACATGCAGCCCGTGCTGACCTTCAGCTGTAACCCACCTGGAGTATCTTGCTCTCAACCTTGCCCCACGCTCTGTTTTCCTGGGCAACAGCCAGAGTTGAGTGCAGTTACAGAAGATAAGTGGggtgaggaagagaaacaagagGAGATCCTTCgccaaattttttttcctggttttctgtAGCACGTGAGGAGTAAAAGGAGAGTTTCCCTAGCTCATCTCTTATTTAAGAGAGACACCTACATATCAGTCCTGCCTCCAGACAGCTAGAGTGGCAAGCTGCCTTTGCTTCATCCTGACACAGCTGGCTCCTCTCATCAACACAAAGGTCACTCTGCGCGAGCTGGCTTTGACATTAGGATTTTGACCTGCTAATGGAAATAAACTGCATTTCCAATTGACATGGCTAATCATCAGGGAGTTTTAAGGGTAGCACTGAGGAAGCaatttgaagaaatgtttgttcCATAAAAAAGCCCCTCCTGGAACAGCCTGGTCAGAGCAAGACCCCCAGGGACTCCTTCAGCCAGCTGTAAGCGCCCAGGTCCCAGACCAGTCACAACCACTCTGCTCCTGGGCAGCTCTTTTGACGTCCAAGAGCCGAAAGACGTTCTGTGAAGCAACAAGAGTGAGGTCAGATCCCATCACTTCTCAAGGAAGTGTTTTCAGGGCTATGCCTCCTCCACAGAGGAAACGATCACAGAAATCACACACCAGTATTCTGCATTCAGTTACTATTTTGTCTGCTTAGAAGTAATGGGAATCAAAGCTGGGCATTACTCAGCTGTTGCCTCTGCAATGGCAATATTCCCTCACAGTACAGTCACAAAGTCTTTGACACTCCACTGATCCCAATGTTCATGCCTCAGTCATAGcccttgaaaaaaaacaaacaccctaTCACCCACACGTAGTTAGAATAAAAGACTTCAAAGTACTGCAGGAAAACAATATAATGAAGACAATACACTTGTAAAAAAATTTCCCAGAgctctaaaaataaagtcatatGCCCAGTAGGGTagtgtgctggggagggggggcagtggaggggagagaggggaaatggggattttttgtttttcacagttACAAAATGTCAAAACCCACGCTATAAATGACAGGTGACGTTTCCAAATAAAGAAACCCTGAATTCAGAGAATAATCATGTAAGCTGATTCATGCAGGAACTTTATCATCACATCAGTCATCTGTGACTCAGTGAGCAGGTACTGACAGATACTTGGGAAAAATTCTGAGCAAACAAGATCATATGTTCATGGGACACTGACCAGCTTCCAAGCCAGATCTTCCTGGGCCAGTTTTGTTTCCATGCAACACCACAATCCATTGGTCTTCACAGAAGCATTGACCCAGCTTCCATCAGACATTAACATCTCACATGCCCCAGTGAGGCAAGCCCAAGGTCCAGCTACAGCAACATCATCACTTCAAGTTTGCAAGTGACAGTGGAATTCATAGGCTTCAGATGGCATCAAGACATCTTTAGCAGCTACCAACTCTGACTGCTCTGAACTCATCCTCTGGGTCAAGCTGGTCTCGGAACCGCTGGCTCCCAAAGGCTGGGACACTAGACTTgagtttctcagaaaaaaacccgGCCGCCACCACCACTTGCCAGACCAGCTGGTCACCCTGAAGACCAGATACTGAACAGATGGATCCTGGGCCTGACAGAACATGTTCATCCTCAATTAAGATAAAGCATGCTAGCAATAGCGGCCAAAGCTCAAACCCTGAGGGAAGTGTGCAGTGAACTGGACAGCTCGGCTTATTTCCATTCACAACAGGTTTAGATTCTCCATCACTATTTCTTCTGATGTTCTGCAGCAGTATTCCTTGACCTACAGTCTGGGGACTAATACTTCTCTGGAAGACACAGAGGTTGCAGGTcattgcaaaagaaagcaaattatttttttgccctGGCTcacacatttcaaaatgcagaacGGTAATAAAACAAATCTTCTAATTTTAGTCTAATTACAGTTTGGTTTTAAGACAAAACTCTTGCCTCTACACTGATAAATTTGAACACTGGGCTTTTCCACAAAACTTGACAAGCAGTGCTATGAAGTGCCTGCAGAGCACAACATCAAATAGGAAAGGGCCATTTAAAGAACTACCTACCACCTACTTTAACAGATAATTACATCCCAAGACAGACTTATTTAAAGATACtatgtgtgtttttttttttaaacacatgcaCTCCATGAAGACTTTGGccaacacaaacaaacaaaaaaagcctttgaagtatactttttcagaaggaaaaaaaaaaaaaagagaaaataatcttGCTCCTTTTTAAAGAGTTACTCCAGAACACCCTGGTATAGTCCAACTGTTTTTTTATTCCCCGTACAGGAGGAACACCATGCGAAGCCAGCTGTAGCGCACATACACCATCAGTACACACAGAAATATCCTATGGCTTATACCACTACTTGGTTCTTGTAATGGCCTCATGCCTCAGATGAGGCTAAACCTGATGAGAAGCGCTCACACAATCGATACAAGAGGACGTTTCTTCTAACCTGTATGTACAACAGAGATCCCCATACATCACTTATTTAACAAAAACACAGTGGGTACTTATTGCTTTGGAAGTAATTATAATTCCCTGCATTGGCAGCACACGCATTCTACCATTTTGCCGTCATATAAACGTTACCTTACACGTTTTAACAGGATCTTAGTTTGAGAACTGTAAGAAACAGATAATGCTAGCTAACCACTTCCAAAGATGACAAGCATGTGAGAATGATGAAGAACGtctctgtattttattactGCTTGGCAATAACTGAACCTGAGAAGCACGCACGCCATCTTAAAGACCATGCTACCCACCATACAAGATCAACTGATCAGGGCAAGAGGAAGGCAGCAAAACTGGAAACTGTGGTCTTTAAAGCACGACATGCTGATTAAAATACTATTAAGCATCAGTAAAAGAGAACAAATGCCTTCAAAATTTTCCACTGACCTCCTTAATGCCTTTACAAGACCTTTCAGAGTTCTAATAACAGACTCATTATAAGGTAGCCCCATCTACTTCCTTTTAGGGTGTTGACTACAGAGCCCTAATTCAGTAGGACAGCACGTTCCTACACTGACAACACCCCTTCAATATATGCCAAAATGCactaaagatttttatttcacacaaaaaaaatagtatcaAACAATAGCTAGAATATTGGCAGGAGCTGCAATGCAACCTGTTTAGAAAACAGAGTAGGAAGCAAAAAGGACAAACACCAAGGTGCAAATCAGGAtttgttaatgtttttttcttttttttccaggagcaCTGAAGGAGGTGCCTACACTATTGCAAACCAAGGTAAATCCAAGTTTAATCCAAAACAAAGTGCAGATACTTAGAGcagcctttctcttccccctttttctcttctgaagctgCAGCCCTTGCAGCAGCTTCCAAAGCTGGATTCTGGCTGTCAGTTGAGACTTAGCACAAAGATACAGCAGCAATGCTGCTATACACATGCATGATACCTGCATGCTACACAGCCATCAGCACTGCACGTAAATGTACACACTTCCCTGTTGTATAATCATATGGTACGTAACTTCATCCACGGAGCACAGTGtggcaatggtgggggggatgtggaattttggttttctgttcaGACTCTGGACAGAGCAGAGACAAGCCCATCTCCACAGGACTATTTCAGAATCGAGTCGTGATGCTGTTTAACCCTCAGTAGTGTTTTAGTGTTAAACCAAATACAGCTACAAATGTGTTATTTTCACCCACAAGGTAATGAAGTCAGATCTGACAAGAGCAAGAACTGAAAGTTACAGTACCTGGAAAATGGCAGAGTGTGGCCTGACCAGACCCGTGTCTAAGGCCTGAGAAGTCCAGTATGCAATCAATGGATGGAGAGCAAGCTACATTTCAGGCAGTTGGCCTCAGTTATTTGACTTCGAAAGTTTGTATTATTTCAGTCTCTGCACATTATCGCCTTGACTTCTAAAAAAGCCTTTAAATGTGTGCCAGTGGTAAATGGAAAGGACTACTcatctgctttctctccttacaGATCCGAGAACTACCACTACAGATAAATTACACAGATCTCAGCTACATCCAACATCATGCTTCTCTACCTCAGATTTAAATCCAATTTTAGTGTTATTGAAAGGCCAGGTATCATGCTTACCACTAATTTTAGGCAACTGAGGCAACCCAACTTCATACGCAAGTTGGACCAGTATCTAGGTCAGACTGTTAATTGCTCAAAAATATAGGCTTAAAGTATGCCATCATGATTTCACTGGCTTTACTGTAGGATTACCCATATAACTATTTTGAGTTGCTAAGGCACAAATGCATTAAGTCATCTGTCTAGATTCTTCAAAAGCTTTTAACCACAATGACTTTTTTAGATTACCTGCATCACCACTGGAAACAATTCACTGCTGTACTCGTTCAAGTGGAACAAGGTAGCTATCTACAGTGCACAGCACTACTACAACAATAAATTCAGGACAGAACAGCACTACCACCGTAATATCAACTGTTCAAGACAGGCTCTTCCTAAACCATTCTGCACTCACCCTGTCTACAAGAGTTAATGATGGGCTCAGACACCGCAAGTGACAATTTGACACCAGCTCTGGTATACCAAGGGactttttaaatggatttgtGTTATTAACACCATGAACTAGTAGCAAGGTATTTTCAGGCTTCCAACTTCCTTGGGTAAAAAGTGTTTAAGGTCCTCTCAGACTGTGGTTCCTGAGCTCCTACTGCTAACGGGCCAGTAGTTTTGTATAAGCTTGGGATTAGCAAAGGCAGCACACAAAATGGCATCTGTCATTCTTGACTGTGATTTCTCCATACAGCAGCTCTCCTTTCAAGGAATCTGCTTCTTCAGAACTActgaaagattttgtttgctATTAGTGCTAATCTGCAGGCTTTACTCTGAGTGACAGTATAAATCTACATAAATTTATGGATTAAAATACTGCTACATCTCACTGCAAAATAGTTTAGGTGCAAAGTTAGTTTCCTCTAAATAAAGCAGcttgaaaatagttttgttgAAAGATGCATGCACATGAATGAAAATGGAccatttattcttctcttaCCTTCTTAGATCTCCAACAACGACAGTACACAGCCTTGTCTCCCAGATCTTCCATATCGAATGCATGGACTACCTTGGGGTTATCCTTCTGGATATGGGGATTCACCATTGCTTTGCAGCATTTGTCTTTAGAGAGAAATTTTTTGTAAGCTAGATACCCAACAGCAGCTGCTCCGGCAGCTAAGGAGACTGCAGCAATCCATTCAACtagaataaaagaggaaaaaaaaaaatatatatatattcacttTCTGACCACAACATTCTATTAAAACTACTCAGTAGTAAATGTCTTCATGCTTGTGGTCTGTTTTCCGACAGACCTTTTTGTTCTGTAGTGGTATCGCAGTCCTTTAGAAGAATATATTCTTTTGACACTCATCTAGTTAATCTACTCCTTTCTCCTGATCAGAGTTCTCCTTCACCCCAATTCCTTCCATACAAGGGTCAGGATTAACCCTTTTTGGAGgtattttttaaccttttatttGGGAACCTGGCATACCAACACTGGAAATA from Grus americana isolate bGruAme1 chromosome 7, bGruAme1.mat, whole genome shotgun sequence encodes the following:
- the CISD1 gene encoding CDGSH iron-sulfur domain-containing protein 1; the encoded protein is MRGGVRGAARALYDVGAGAMGLGQNSAVRVEWIAAVSLAAGAAAVGYLAYKKFLSKDKCCKAMVNPHIQKDNPKVVHAFDMEDLGDKAVYCRCWRSKKFPLCDGSHTKHNEETGDNVGPLIIKRKEA